In Natronococcus occultus SP4, the following proteins share a genomic window:
- a CDS encoding DUF2267 domain-containing protein produces the protein MNYKEFIGQVQHRLEYAQFGQAVRATRAVLTTLGERLPEGEATDLASPLPMEIDRYLSAAQHGQRFDYQEFLDRVAEREGVDRADANYHAQQLMVVVAEDVPPGNIEKVRNNLPEEFDPLFELVDAAEE, from the coding sequence ATGAACTACAAGGAATTCATCGGACAGGTCCAGCACAGACTCGAGTACGCACAGTTCGGCCAGGCCGTCCGGGCGACGCGGGCGGTGTTGACGACGCTCGGCGAGCGGCTCCCGGAAGGGGAGGCGACCGATCTCGCCAGCCCGCTGCCGATGGAGATCGACCGCTACCTGTCGGCGGCCCAGCACGGCCAGCGGTTCGACTACCAGGAGTTTCTCGATCGGGTCGCCGAACGCGAGGGCGTCGATCGTGCCGACGCCAACTACCACGCCCAGCAGCTGATGGTCGTCGTCGCCGAGGACGTCCCCCCAGGTAACATCGAGAAGGTCCGCAACAACTTGCCCGAGGAGTTCGACCCGCTGTTCGAACTGGTCGATGCCGCCGAGGAGTGA